One genomic region from Nocardia vinacea encodes:
- a CDS encoding ABC transporter permease encodes MTAESTTARHAAATSIPEVSNKISLQQTMSTSLTMAYRGILKIKHNPEQLFDVTIQPILFTALFAYIFGGAIGGSVSNYLPVLIPGILVQTVILTSVVTGTQLREDMDKGVFDRFKSLPIARISVLAGALIADMVRYALATTLTIVVGLAIGYRPEGGVAGVVVAGLVIVVCSFAVSWIWALVGVTGKSAAGVQGISMMVMFPLTFMSGAFAQVSTMPGWMQGLNHVNPVYYMVNAARALMNGNVYGSDLACSLIGSVIVIAIFAPLSIKAYMRRA; translated from the coding sequence ATCACCGCCGAAAGCACCACCGCGCGGCATGCGGCAGCGACCTCGATTCCCGAGGTCAGCAATAAGATCAGCCTGCAACAGACCATGTCGACCTCGCTCACCATGGCCTATCGGGGCATCCTGAAAATCAAGCACAATCCCGAGCAACTGTTCGATGTGACGATTCAGCCGATCCTGTTCACCGCGCTGTTCGCCTACATCTTCGGCGGGGCGATCGGCGGGAGCGTTTCGAACTATCTGCCGGTCCTGATTCCCGGCATTCTGGTGCAGACCGTGATCCTGACCTCGGTCGTCACCGGCACCCAGTTGCGCGAGGATATGGACAAGGGCGTCTTCGACCGGTTCAAATCCCTGCCCATCGCCCGCATTTCGGTGCTGGCGGGTGCGTTGATCGCCGATATGGTGCGCTACGCGCTGGCGACGACGCTGACCATCGTGGTCGGCCTGGCCATCGGCTACCGGCCCGAGGGCGGTGTCGCCGGTGTCGTGGTGGCCGGTCTGGTCATCGTGGTCTGCTCGTTCGCGGTGAGCTGGATCTGGGCGCTGGTCGGTGTCACCGGTAAGAGTGCCGCAGGCGTGCAGGGCATTTCGATGATGGTGATGTTCCCGCTGACCTTCATGTCCGGCGCGTTCGCTCAGGTGAGCACCATGCCGGGCTGGATGCAGGGGCTCAATCACGTGAATCCCGTGTACTACATGGTGAATGCGGCCCGAGCGCTGATGAACGGCAATGTCTACGGCAGCGATCTGGCCTGTTCGCTGATCGGCTCGGTGATCGTGATCGCGATCTTCGCACCGCTGAGCATCAAGGCGTACATGCGCCGGGCGTGA
- the menE gene encoding o-succinylbenzoate--CoA ligase → MSRTLRTLPMPTGSGLDDVMPHLREVLEGNGPAWLPIPTSDRREARRLSDALSPGELIDDEAALVVTTSGTTGVPKGAMLSSAALRASGTATHDRLGGPGTWLLALPTHHIAGIQVLLRSILAGTEPSVLDVSGGFLPEALAGAISGMRGERRYTALVPTQLIKALEAPTAAAALAQLDGVLVGGAATPAPVYERAKAAGINVVRTYGMSETCGGCVYDGVPLDGTEIRIEDGRVLLGGAMIAVGYRGQPDHPAFAEPGWFRTEDAGTYENGVLRISGRLDEAIMTGGLLVIPQVVEAVLTTHPGISECVVLGLPDDRLGQRVAVAVVPAPGATPTLEELRDHVVRELDSIAAPRELAILDELPLRGPGKPDRAKLRQHLLAESTH, encoded by the coding sequence ATGAGTCGCACCCTGCGGACGCTGCCGATGCCGACCGGATCCGGGCTCGACGATGTCATGCCGCATCTGCGAGAAGTGTTGGAGGGCAACGGCCCCGCGTGGTTGCCGATACCGACCAGCGACCGTCGGGAGGCCCGACGACTGAGCGATGCACTCTCGCCCGGCGAGCTGATCGATGACGAGGCGGCCTTGGTCGTGACCACCTCCGGCACCACCGGTGTGCCGAAGGGCGCCATGCTCAGCTCCGCGGCGCTGCGGGCCAGCGGGACTGCGACACACGATCGACTCGGTGGTCCAGGCACCTGGCTCCTGGCCCTGCCGACCCATCACATCGCGGGCATTCAGGTGTTGCTGCGCAGCATTCTGGCCGGTACCGAACCCAGCGTGCTCGACGTTTCCGGTGGCTTCCTACCCGAGGCGCTGGCCGGCGCGATTTCCGGTATGCGCGGTGAGCGCCGCTACACCGCGCTGGTGCCGACCCAGCTCATCAAGGCGCTGGAGGCGCCCACCGCCGCGGCAGCACTTGCCCAGTTGGATGGTGTGCTCGTCGGCGGGGCAGCCACTCCGGCGCCGGTCTACGAGCGCGCGAAAGCGGCCGGTATCAACGTCGTTCGCACCTATGGCATGAGCGAAACCTGCGGCGGCTGTGTGTACGACGGAGTTCCGCTCGACGGCACCGAGATTCGCATCGAGGACGGTCGCGTGCTGCTCGGCGGCGCGATGATCGCCGTCGGCTACCGCGGCCAGCCCGACCATCCTGCGTTCGCCGAACCCGGCTGGTTCCGTACCGAGGATGCGGGCACCTACGAGAACGGCGTGCTCAGGATCAGCGGACGGCTCGACGAGGCCATCATGACCGGCGGACTGCTCGTCATCCCGCAGGTCGTCGAGGCCGTGCTGACCACGCATCCCGGCATCAGCGAATGCGTCGTGCTCGGTCTGCCCGACGATCGGCTGGGCCAGCGGGTCGCGGTCGCGGTGGTCCCCGCCCCCGGCGCCACCCCGACCCTCGAGGAACTGCGCGATCACGTCGTGCGCGAACTCGATTCCATCGCCGCACCGCGCGAGCTGGCGATCCTCGACGAACTCCCGCTGCGCGGACCGGGCAAGCCGGACCGCGCCAAACTCCGCCAGCATCTCCTCGCGGAGTCGACGCACTGA
- a CDS encoding ATP-binding cassette domain-containing protein has protein sequence MTSFAPTSALAVEADGLVKVFGEQRAVDGVSLAVPQGSVYGVLGPNGAGKTTTIRMLATLLRPDGGSARIFGRDVVAEPTAVRSLVGVTGQYASVDEDLTATENLIIFSRLLGLSRIDARRKSVELLEEFDLTEAANKPLKNFSGGMRRRLDLAASLIATPPLLFLDEPTTGLDPRTRAQMWETIRRLVREGATVLLTTQYLDEADQLADRIAVIDHGKVIADGTADELKASVGGSSLHLTLVDRAQLEEARRVVGDFLGVDAQITPEAGRLTAPLADAGMTADLLIRLREWEIEIDEITVTKPSLDEVFLTITGHPADDNDSERSAA, from the coding sequence ATGACTTCTTTCGCACCCACTTCAGCGCTCGCCGTCGAGGCGGACGGCCTGGTCAAGGTGTTCGGGGAACAGCGCGCCGTCGACGGTGTGAGCCTGGCGGTTCCGCAGGGCTCGGTCTACGGCGTGCTCGGACCGAACGGCGCGGGCAAGACCACGACCATCCGCATGTTGGCCACCCTGTTGCGCCCGGACGGCGGCAGCGCCCGCATCTTCGGCCGTGACGTCGTCGCGGAACCGACAGCGGTCCGGTCCCTGGTCGGCGTCACCGGGCAGTACGCCTCGGTCGACGAGGACCTCACTGCCACCGAAAATCTGATCATTTTCTCCCGCCTGCTCGGCCTCAGCCGGATCGATGCCAGGCGCAAGTCGGTCGAACTGCTGGAGGAGTTCGACCTCACCGAAGCGGCGAACAAGCCGCTGAAGAACTTCTCCGGTGGTATGCGACGCCGTCTCGATCTGGCCGCCAGCCTGATCGCGACACCGCCGCTGCTGTTCCTGGACGAGCCGACGACCGGACTCGATCCGCGCACCCGCGCCCAGATGTGGGAGACCATCCGCCGTCTGGTCCGCGAGGGCGCGACGGTGCTGCTCACCACGCAGTACCTGGACGAGGCCGATCAGCTCGCGGACCGGATCGCCGTCATCGACCACGGCAAGGTGATCGCCGACGGCACCGCCGACGAACTCAAGGCCTCGGTCGGCGGCTCCTCACTGCATCTGACGCTGGTCGACCGGGCCCAGCTCGAGGAAGCCCGCCGGGTTGTCGGTGACTTCCTCGGCGTCGACGCCCAGATCACGCCGGAGGCCGGACGGCTCACCGCGCCGCTCGCGGATGCGGGCATGACCGCCGACCTGCTGATCCGCCTGCGCGAGTGGGAGATCGAGATCGACGAGATCACCGTCACCAAGCCCAGCCTCGACGAGGTCTTCCTCACCATCACCGGCCACCCGGCCGACGACAACGATTCGGAACGGAGCGCGGCATGA